The genomic region GATCAGAGAACAATCGTACAGTTACTCAGTTATTAATAGATTTAATTTGCATGTAATTAGTAAGTaaaataaactcatttaaatCTAGTTTTAAAGTTTCTAAAATCCCTGTTTGTGGAGAAGTTAATTAGTTGTGATATTTGTGATTGACAGCTAAAGTGGGCGTGTCTAGAGTGAGCGGATACTCAGGAGGTCGTATGATGATCAAGTGTGAACATCCTCAATACAAAACCAATCCAAAATACATCTGTAAAGAATCAGATGGATGTTCAGAGAGGAAGAATCCAGGAGTTcaggatgaatggatggagaATGGAGATGTTTCTTTATATGACGACACCAGAGCAGGAGTCTTGATGGTGTTTTTTAGAGACCTGAAAGCTGCAGATGCAGGAACATACAGGTGTGGAGTGAATGTGTCTCACTATACTGAGAGCTTCACTGAACTTCAGCTGAACATCATAGATGGTGAGGAACATGAAATACTGTATCTtgtatgtataataatatataatatatttgttcTGATTATTTACTCTTTTTTGTCCTGGTTTATAGGTGCAAAATATCCAAAAGTTGTGACTAAAACTGCTCATCTTGGTGAAGAAGTCAACATCACCTGTCAGATCCCAGAGGAACATAAAGTTCATTTCTGCAAAGAGGATGATAATCACATCTGTCAAAACATCAGCACATCTACAGTGACAGAAATGAACGGTTCATCTGAGAGAAATGAAGAGAGAGTTTTTACAGTGAGCATCAGTAATGTGAGCGTGAGAGATGCTGGAGTTTACTGGTGTGGAGCAGAAACCAGAGACACACATTTGACTTTCATCTCCCTGAACACCAAAATTCAGCTCAACCTCATtagtgagtgaattcagatgATTTACACATGTAGCcattaaacattttacagtgtTACAGTGAGATTGATCTTGAGATGATAAGGTTTAATATAAATTCATAaatggagtgtctatttacactgtGTGAAGATAGTGTCCCTTGTTGTCaaaatgctatttacactaggtcCGCCCACCagtgtctggttgggccactttAAGCTTTAATAATGTCACACAAAGTTCAGCGTTTTAAGTTGCACAGCATTAGCAAGTAAGGCTAGCAGAATTGTCTTTCACCCTATTGTGTATTGGTGTAGAGCTGCACAAAATTCAAAGAGTAACCAAGCTCTGCCTCGTTAAAAACACCACAAAGTGTCCTGGAGATATCGATCTCAAGATTAGAGGAAAAGTTGGACGCTTCATTCATGCACAGAGTAGAAAACACACTCCCTCGGTTTCCCACCACCCCATAACGTGACCACATCAAGTGGACCCTGGGGCCTTTTGCATGTATATTGCACGCAGAGTGCAAAGACACAACAGCATAAATACAAATCCCTGGTCACCAGCAAGAACATTGAATTTAGATCGGTCATGAAAGTTTGCCTTCTACATTGAAGGCTGATCCATGTTGCGTGGTGCAAATCTTTAAACTCAGTGACAACTTTGTTTAATACTTCTGCTGTCTTCACTTGTGCAGTTACATTATTCATGAACATGCTGTTCAATCCACCATCCTTAGTTGGCACAACTGACATATTAAAGAAGTATCCACCATCAACATGTCCAACTGTCCAACCACAGGAGTTCCGTGAAGCAGAGATTTCCTTCTCTGTTTACACATTCAATTTGATATGCTTCTTAAGATTATCATAATGACTGTTGATCATGTGTGCTTGGAACTCCTGAAGAAACAGATAATGGACATGACCAACCTCTCCACACATATCCTTAACCTCAACCACCACACCATCAATGTCATAAGTGTAATAAACACTATCACAGTGTATTGGAATTTTCAAACCCTcatcacccaaaaattcttccaTTTTGGGATACTGGCAAACAGCAGACAAAATGCTGTCTCTGTTGTCTTTGCCAGTGACTAATAAgcatgccatgcttcctaaaCTAGCAGAATATTACAATCTTAACTGAATAAAGCAGCACAGCCTCTCTGTTCTGCCTCCAGACACCAACTGAGCTGAAGCACTCTGTGACCCTCTAAACTCAGACGTTGTttgtaaacaaagaaaaaaacaacaactgcagTTCCCAGGCCATTCTAACtcagttcattttaagcatgtaacatgcatttaaaaaaaaatttattaagtTTTAATGATCATACATTTAATTTTGCTAAATCACATTTGCACATATAGGGGGCATGATGTAacacaagcaaaaaaaaattaaaaatcgaTCGTTTTCAAAACATAACAGCTGTTttccatcaaaaaaaaaaaaaactctcaaaAAATCGTGGGAGGGGCATATTCGTGTTTTGACTGCAAATTTACTTGTGCACATATAGGGGGCATGTAACACaagcaaaattaaaaaaaataaaataaaaatcgaTCGTTTTTGACACATAAATCGACGCTCTCCAAAAATTGTGGGAGGGCTAATTCATGTTTTGGTGTAATtctaacaaaaataatgatatatataccccaaaaaaaacaaaaaaaaacaaaggtgtagGTAGGGTTTTTATCCTCCTAATAAGGCAACatctatttaataattttaataaatataatcatttacactctatggCTCTTTGTTAATATACAAAaacactgaggtgcaaatagtatctgcctagtgtaaatagcgtattgctaagaaaatgctgctattgtcacttagtgtaaatagaatatattgatatttgcacttagtgtgaATAGCCGCTGCCAATAATAAAACATCTATTGTGACAGCTAAAGTGGGAGTATCTAGAATGACAAGCCGCTCAGGAGGTCGTATGATGATCAAGTGTGAACATCCTCAATACAAAACCAATCCAAAATACATCTGTAAAGAATCAGATGGATGTTCAGAGAGGAAGAATCCAGGAGTTcaggatgaatggatggagaATGGAGATGTCTCTTTATATGACGACACCAGAGCAGGAGTCTTGATGGTGTTTTTTAGAGAGCTGAAAGCTGCAGATGCAGGAACATACAGGTGTGGAGTGAATGTGTCTCACTATACTGAGAGCTTCACTGAACTTCAGCTGAACGTCACAGATGGTGAGGAACATGAAATACTGTATCTTGTGTGTTTGAATTATCTGATCTGATTTATATCTAATTTCTCTTGGTTTACAGGTGCAATGTTTGTGACTGAATCTGCTCATCTTGGTGAAGAATTCAGCATCAGCTGTCAGATCCCAGAGGAACATGAAGTTCATTTCTGCAAAGAGGATGATAATCACACCTGCCAGATAATGAGTATGTCTAAAGTAAAACCAATGAGTCCTTCATCTGAGAGAAATGAAGAGAGAGTTTTTACAGTGAGCATCAGTAATGTGAGCGTGAGAGATGCTGGAGTTTACTGGTGTGGAGCAGAAACCAGAGACACACATTTGACTTTCATCTCCCTGAACACCAAAATTCAGCTCAACCTCATCAGTGAGGGAATTCAGATGATTTCATTATAGAAATACAGTCTATTCAGAATCATGTGTGTtaaatgtctgtgtttgtgtgtttgcagtGGCTCCAGTAGTGAGACGTGAAGGAGAATCTGCTGAGATCATCTGCCCTTATGATTCAATCTATAAATCAAAGTCAAAGTCTCTCTGTAAGGGGAAGTGCTCCACTAGAGATAGAAATACTCTCAATGAAGAGAAAGAGACCAAGACTGACAGATTGACTCTGAATAATAACGTCAATGCAAGTGTCTTCACTGGGACCATCACTGGACTGACAGCAGAGGATGCTGGGAAATACTGGTGTGCAGTGACATTAGAGAGAGACGTGAATTATCTTTACACTCATCTGATCGTCATCATGAACAAGGGTGAGGAAGGTTTATCATCTGAATATGTCAAACTATGGCTGTGAATTGATGTTCTTATATTTCTCATCATTTCCAGAGCTGAACTTGACTAAGTATGAAGGAGACGACATGTCAATCCAGTGCAAACATCATGATGAACATCAGAAACTCTTCTGCAAAGCACATGAACCCTCCATGTGTGTGAAGGATGGAGTTTCATTGGAGACGATCAGAGATGATCGATTCTCTTTCAGTGATGAAGCTTCTACTGGAGTCTTTACTGTGAACATCACTGATCTGAGAGAAGAGGATTCTGGGATATACTGGTGTGGAGCTCACATCACCACTAAAGTTAATCTACAAGTCAAGAAGAGTAAGTATTTCCTTTGTCAACATATATTGTTATGCTACTGAttataatttactttttaaagtaatgtcACAATGTACAAGTCTTGGAAAAGAAATGTTCTGCATTCAATACaagttaattataaaataaagtacaaatCCCAAAAAAAGTACAATCCCACCAACagtattgtaatgcattatccAAAAGGATGACAAAGAGAGATAAGGAAGAACAAATTACAATACAGTTT from Megalobrama amblycephala isolate DHTTF-2021 linkage group LG7, ASM1881202v1, whole genome shotgun sequence harbors:
- the LOC125271610 gene encoding uncharacterized protein LOC125271610 isoform X3 — protein: MKILLIFFTFYLISGAVRCFSVSGYSGGSLLVDSQKTWFSYSAKYMAKIPEWRTIINDKKYYNWINEGRFTLFRNSDGNLMIFIRDLNQQDAGEYRITVENHWYIDMTLNVEEDSCCKVSKRVTVRNGETASFSCEYSQNHINHPKIIFKEGKYSIDEVIRTDKWNKKFSIFNDKHNLFSVRITAVTPDDGGVYLCGVWEYRHSYRYSIINTVHLHVDLCCGVSKTVMVNRGETAAFSCEYSWNQRNARKSIYKTGNDITDELISTTDTWKKKERFSISDNRQIKIFTMRITAVRPDDGGVYSCGVWIREQSYSYSVINRFNLHVITKVGVSRVSGYSGGRMMIKCEHPQYKTNPKYICKESDGCSERKNPGVQDEWMENGDVSLYDDTRAGVLMVFFRDLKAADAGTYRCGVNVSHYTESFTELQLNIIDGAKYPKVVTKTAHLGEEVNITCQIPEEHKVHFCKEDDNHICQNISTSTVTEMNGSSERNEERVFTVSISNVSVRDAGVYWCGAETRDTHLTFISLNTKIQLNLITKVGVSRMTSRSGGRMMIKCEHPQYKTNPKYICKESDGCSERKNPGVQDEWMENGDVSLYDDTRAGVLMVFFRELKAADAGTYRCGVNVSHYTESFTELQLNVTDGAMFVTESAHLGEEFSISCQIPEEHEVHFCKEDDNHTCQIMSMSKVKPMSPSSERNEERVFTVSISNVSVRDAGVYWCGAETRDTHLTFISLNTKIQLNLIMAPVVRREGESAEIICPYDSIYKSKSKSLCKGKCSTRDRNTLNEEKETKTDRLTLNNNVNASVFTGTITGLTAEDAGKYWCAVTLERDVNYLYTHLIVIMNKELNLTKYEGDDMSIQCKHHDEHQKLFCKAHEPSMCVKDGVSLETIRDDRFSFSDEASTGVFTVNITDLREEDSGIYWCGAHITTKVNLQVKKSVSERIVVSCVCVTLLLMGMSVLLLYKLRYIKTRDQHPSTDGTEMSGGEAPHAACDYENIRDVRQRSVSGTEENMIYSNIKLPTDSSDPPHTLYSTVQLPTTPSDGLLYASVSFQKHEESLGDAKVIFSNEEIYSDYTTVSPRTSLN